The genomic DNA TAAACAGATATATCTTTCTCATCCTAGTATTGTAAGTCAGGAAGGCTCTAGCTTTGATAGGATCGGCGTTTAAATATTCAAATGCATACATCTGTCTACTCTCTTCCAACCCATCTATCTCCATCACAGCCTGTAATAGTTCAGAGGTATCAATTGAGCATTTGCTGCGCTCGACCGAATCAGCCAATCGTCGGATGCTTGATGCCACTGTCATCAATGCATTGTGCAGATCATCTGAGCTACGAGACCGTTTGGGAAGTTGTCTTATAGGTACCACTGGAGGCTCATCATAGCCATCTGGAATCTGGCCATATTCAGGAGGCCCATTGTATGACTCAGTTCCATCTGTATCACTCATGTTTTCTGAACTAGGAGATGCAAAGGAGGCTGATTCCTCCTCGCAATTCTTCATGTCCACCACTAGACCATTACCATCCTTCATCTTTGCCCAACGCCTTGGAGCTTGATAATTTCCACAAACAATTTTAAGTTGTTCATAAATCTCTATTTGTTTTCCACGGAATCCTTTTGCATCTGGATGTGCCTACCAAATGAATCAAAGAACACTTAAATAGGtgatttaatataattttgtcgTTCAAGAATTGAGAAAGCTCAAAGATACTCACTGCAATATATCTCTTCCAAAGCTCATTGTGATCACACTCAATCATCTTCGTATCTGGATTCCACTTGAAACCATCCTGACTTAGAATATCTTTAATTACTTTATACCTCTTCTTCAGCGTCTTCAGTCGATTGATAACTTTCTGATTATTCAAGTTTAAGTTGAAATATGTGTTTACAGCTACACAAGCTGCAGTGTATGCATTTTCATTGAAACATTTGTCAACTCTGTTTCCATTTTTTGCTTGAACAACCAGGGCTTCAATGAGGCACTTATCCATTGGAACTGACCACACAACATTTCTTCCCTTATTTTTTATATCCCTTCTTTGTCCTTGCAGATCACAGTGCTCCATTTCTACATGCAAACAACACAGAAATGAACACACTATTCAAtttaatatatcaaatatttaatattgCTACCCTCatttacttaaaaatgaagaaaagccTGGGCACAACTGTTAAAGTTGGTACCGTGTTGACTAGGATGTGATAAGATTGAGTCCTGGAGTTGGTCTCTGTCTCACTCAAATGTAAGATAAAACTACCTATAACAAGCCCAGTCGCCATGATAGGAGATTTATAGCACCAGGATTccttattgttattttctttttaaacataaaaCGAAACATGAAATTTACAAACTTTTCGCtgaagaaaaggggaaaaaatggTCTGAACTCTGAAGTAGTGAAAATTCCATATTTTGTGTGTTCTTATTTGTGTACAAATGCACAGGCAGTACAACTCAAAGGTTGCATcagaaagcaacaacaattAGGTTCATCAATATAATATTTCACCTAAAAAAAAGGGAGTTAAGGTTTCATACTAGTAATAGTTTGTATTAAATTCACTTATATTCCAGTGTCTTTTTTCtgaacaaggaaaaaaaatattacaattgaAATCCCTGCTAGTACACTCTTCATCAGttgcaaaaattaaacattCTGAATTCTGACAACACCAGTCAATGAGGGTTCCAGGACATGTGTTTTATGtatagtgtgtgtgtgtttacataaaaaataactgaATATTAAGTGTAACTCTAGTCAAAAGTAGAAAATAGATGTAAGcctgtaaaatatttaaaactatCAATAAAACAGGTCATACaaaatttaactttaatttCATAAGCTCTGAATTTATCTATATACTTAAAAGTTAATTTGATCAAACAGTAAAACATTtcatttaagaagaaaaaaggtgCAGAATAAATATAAGCATTTAATGATATTATAGCCAGTCCATTCCAAAAATATACTTATCACACGCACACCTCACTTGCATCTAATGGACCCATGATTAAGGACACATATCAGTGTTCTTCACACCAAGCCAAAGTGACACAACCAGGGTACACGGTACAGGTCATGTAACGTATATACACAGACTCAACCAAGCAGTATCGATTAGATCATAAGGCTCCCATCTTTAGTGATGGATCCTATGCAATCCTTTGGAGGATTTGGATAATGCTCGCATCTTTATGGGTGATTTTTCACCTCCAAACTTGTTACAGAATCCAAATTAGGATTATGTTCATGAATGAAAGTTTCTATTTCTTTTGATGCAGAAAAACTGTGCAAACTACCGGCCTCAATGCAGTAGTAATGGTTGCAGCCTGTACAATAGTTGCCGTTGTGTCTGTTGTGATGTGTATTCTACCAAGACTTCGATGTTACTATAGACGTCTTTTTTCCCTCTTCTATActtcaaatttataaaaatttatttaaaccCAACCAAGTCTAAAATAActacttaaatttaatttaattctaagCCTTGCTCAAGCTTATATATCAGGACATCTCATTAGTCAAACCCAACCTCAAAATGTCAACTGAAACTGCATTCCTAAGCAGCCAACAAACAAAATGCTTTAAACTTGAAACTTACAGCTTAAAAGCTCAAGCCCATGAAAAATGATTCCAAAAAATGACCACTGTCAGCCACTTGACCTGGAAGAAACTCTACCACTACTCCAATAATGATTACTCTGATATCAAATATTGATTACACATGCAGACATAATACTATCTTTCAAAAATCACATGGAGATGTTGATAGTGGGCCGGTCGAAAGCCCAACGAGCTAGCCCAACACAATTTTTGTATGAACTAAATGGGTTGGGCCCAATTGTTTTTTGGCTTTGGTTTCCTTTTTTTATGACCAAGCCCATGAAGAATTATGGGCTAATGGGCCGTCCGGTCAAGCTCAGCCCATTTTGATAGCTCTAACAATAACTAACTacttcgaaagaaaaaaaaaattactccctccAATCCCCCGTCTCATAATACTTGTCACATTTGCACTTATTCTCTATCTTAAAATAactgtcactttagaataccaatacaatatttattaatttttctacgaatatacccttatttattaaaTGTAACTCCATTTAACTACTCTACTAACTAGAATTTGTAAGGATGTTTTTGTAAATGACAGTAACTTTACTGTTGAAATGGACTGAGTTAATCATTTCCTCAACAACCATGCAGAGAGAGGGTACATACattgtaataaaataaagtcaaatatgCTACTCCTTTCATATTCACTACATTAACAAAGAACTACAgcaaataataacaataacactTCATATTGACCTAAAACCCAAAATGTAGTTAATGCAATAGAAATTTCACTATATCAACAATTTGCAAGAACAATTATACTATGATTACAATTGAAAAACACATCATAAAAAAGCTtactgcaaagtttgaatttgaatacgaccaaaaaaaattattttttcttttcaactcaaacaaataaataaaactgaAGCAATTAAAGAAAATTTAACACAACAAGTAGTGCATAGTGGAATGTTGAGAAGAATTACCAGATTACGAGAATTTGATCGTAGAGAGACGCATCGGCGGCATCAATGGAGTGAAGGTAGACGGTTCTGGAAGGTTAGATGGATAGAAAGGGTTTTTCTCGGGAAAATGTGATGGGAAAATTTCGTTTGGATTTTCCCGAGAAAATGAATGACCTATAGATGAGAGCCACGCGTGCAAAGATAATAAATATAGAAATTTATACATTTTCAATTCTCAAACTCCTCAAAAACTTTAAAtaaattcctcaaaaaaaaaaaaatctttaattttaattaaatccctaaaaaaaagtttaattaagGACTAAATTACACTTTCCTTCCTTAGATATTTGAATTACACTTTTCCCCACTCCATTGaatgttaaaatataaattgtcttcccttttataaaagagaaattTGGATTGCATTCTCTAccatttttatgttaaaatctaaGCTTTCCTCTcttaataatgtttttatttccaATATTCTAGAAAATAACAATCTAACACACTCAAGAGAAAAATATTGTTGCGGGtccattttaataaattaaaattcgaatatatatttttctctgtttttgaTTCATAGTTTCATTAACATCCAATTTTAAaccatattataaaatatgaaacaacacaaaataaaataaaaatatataactattcttaaaataaataaaaaattatataaaaaattttacaaataatttatttaaaagtgaattttatattctaaattataaaattaattacaaatatttaaatttaattatcctTGATAAATGGTGGTTCAAAGTTAGtagatatcataaaaatatttatatatgttaaaatagaCTAGAGaatagtgcatatttaattattaatggaGAGATCATAATTCAATAATCTCACGGGGGGAGGGGGAGTATAAGTTTTActattcaatgaagatgattgtatattttaacataaaaagagataagagtgtaattcaaacttctATCGGAAGAAAcaagagtgtaatttactcttaattAAAAACGAAAAATGCTAAC from Medicago truncatula cultivar Jemalong A17 chromosome 8, MtrunA17r5.0-ANR, whole genome shotgun sequence includes the following:
- the LOC11434576 gene encoding uncharacterized protein, whose protein sequence is MEHCDLQGQRRDIKNKGRNVVWSVPMDKCLIEALVVQAKNGNRVDKCFNENAYTAACVAVNTYFNLNLNNQKVINRLKTLKKRYKVIKDILSQDGFKWNPDTKMIECDHNELWKRYIAAHPDAKGFRGKQIEIYEQLKIVCGNYQAPRRWAKMKDGNGLVVDMKNCEEESASFASPSSENMSDTDGTESYNGPPEYGQIPDGYDEPPVVPIRQLPKRSRSSDDLHNALMTVASSIRRLADSVERSKCSIDTSELLQAVMEIDGLEESRQMYAFEYLNADPIKARAFLTYNTRMRKIYLFRQFCWWR